The stretch of DNA cactcaatcaaagcaatccaaggcccaatgagcttcaaagatctatcTATTAGAGCCttaaggcaaagaagaagttttcttcttattggtaacttgtttaatttcattttgccttgtatattgttcttgtattgatatccattgtagtccaaATGTGTTGGACatatgattgatttatttgtattagattgtgaATTGTGAGTGGCATCTTAGAGCCCAAGTAATTTAGATATATTATTGTGTTATATTAGTTTTCGGtgtgagctaaggggaaacctTGGGGTGTATAAGTTTGCTAGGTGCTCTTGTGTGGAAACTTAGTGGTGATTTTAGTGGAAGCTCAAGTGTCGGTTTGAcattgagagagtggagtaggtgttggatacaccgaaccactatatatcttgtgtttatattgtggttgtttgtatatttatattgctatcattttcaaacaacttatatatttataacaagtatattttgtgtataagaaaatctcaagaattttaaaaagaaaaaaatcgattcaataagtttttaatcactcaattcatctTCCTATTAAatggccattgtgtgtgtcaagggacccaCAAGAACTAGGCCGTTTGCAGCTCAAGGTAGGTTGCTTTGGCGGCGGAGTCGATGCCGAAGAGCTTGGCCATGAATGCTTGCAAGGGCGACCCTGTTCCTCGTTGGTTTGTGTTCCTGAGGAATGAAGGGGCAGAAGCCGGAGTTGAAGAGGATTTTGGTGGCGATTTTGTGGTGGATGACTTTGTGGAAGGTCTTGGAAAGTTATTTCTAGGTTGGAGCCAAAGTGGGTTTCAGAGAATCTATCAACGGAGGAGGCTACAGCAACATGGAATCAGAGAGTCATGAAAATGGTGGGGTTTTGGAGTGAAGAGAATTGGGCAAAGGCTGGGCAAGCGtggagataaaaaataatatgtaatatataaaaaataattatttttatgaaaaataatgataatcaaacaccaaaaattaaaaaaaatataacaatttttaagtaaaaaattaaatcaatcaaacactttcaattgacattttctctaaaatttaattataggcaattcaattgtctagaaaataattttttttccactcAAATTCTATACTTACAATCAAACTCACCATTAGAGCTTGTTTTGGAGAAAACATgggtttcttttataatttttttttatttttaaaaatgacaaaataaacacattttcattattttaaaaaattaaaaactaaaaataataaaaagaatacagccttattttttattgtcaTGTTAACATGTTAGTTTCTACAAatcttattttatagaaaaaatataattaataataacaattagtTTCAAATAAAATTGCATTATTGTTACTGAGATCCGCAAAAATATGCAGAAGTTAGTTATATATATCGCCATTAGGTATATTCTTAAAATtgataaacatataaaaaaatatttgccgGAATTATCTGATTATTATATTAACAAACTGAATTAGAATCCTTAAAATCCGACCCAATTGTGTGagctataaatataaatataaataataggATCCGGATGAAATAAGGGGCCGGGCAGTGCTGCCGGATAACTGACAAACCAAATCAGGGACCAAGGGAGttcgcaaaaataaaaaaataataaaatgaaaagacaAAAAGGTCAGATTGGTTTGGTTTCGTTTTCGAAAATTCGAATGCATGCATGCAAGATTTAAgtgaaaaatatattgaaatagtaaagaaaaaaaatgcagGCAGGCAGACAGACCAGACCAGACCAGACCATGCATGCAGCATGATTCTTAATTACACtactcatcatcatcaccaatTAAATGCATTTGCAAGTTTGATTTATACAAATCtttgattgatatatatatgccaccatggctgctgctgctgctgctcagCTGACTGGACTGTTGCTTCAACTgctcatcaatcaatcaatcagtatatatagatagatatattaTCTGTAGCTGCCATTAATTTCCTTGAGAAATCATCGTGATCAACCCCATCTTCTCCCCGTGGGCGTTGGCGTTGCATTTGCATTCCCATCAAACAACTCGTCGATATGGGCCTCTATGTCTTCCGGCTGGTATTTTACGTACTTCTCTGTTTGCCTCCCCGGGGTGAATGTCGGGCTGTACCTTGCCAAGAATGTCCGGTAAGCCGGTATCACCAGCAACGATATCGACACCCTTAGCTCCGACTGCAGCTGCTCGTCTTTCACCACCCAATTGCTCTGCGTCCTGTGTATCTCGTCGAACAGCGCGTTGAAGCTCTTGAACCTCTCTTTCAACACCGGCTTCACCACCTTCCCGTGCACGTTCAACCCCTCCTGGCTCAGGGAATTCAAAAGCCTACCCCATGTTTCCCGCTTGTAGGTATTGTGGTACTGCCTCATATCCGACGATCTCTTCCTGCACCAAACCACCCCCATCATATCATTCATTTCAGGGGATCCCTTGATCTTCTGCAGAATGTATCTTCCGTTGTTCATCATGAATATTGAGCTCAATGCTGCATCCTTGTATAGCTTGGATCTTGTCTCCAGGTAAGCATCCAGTAAATCCATCACCTTTCTAATCTGCAAGCAAAATGGCGATGACTGCGTTGTTTCATGATTCTGttcgttgttgttgttgtgattAATCTGTGCGTCCGGTGCTGCATTATTGTAGTCGTAGTCGGAGCCGGCTCCGGAGTAGGCTCGTTCGATCTTCTGGTGCTCCCTGAATACCTGTTCAAGGGTGGCGTGGTACTCGCACGCATACGTCAGGTAATTCATGGTGTAGCGAGTCAGGGGGTGTACCGCACCGCCAGGAACCGGAGTCCTCCCCGTGTCCCTCTTGATCGAGTTCTCCATTTCTGCGAAAATGCAAACCATGGCCTCCCCGAGTCGGGTGCGAGTCAAGGAGGCTTCAGTCTTGAGCTCATTCCCATTTTCTACGGAGAAAAAGTTATCCAAGCTGCTCGGACTCACCTCTCGCAAGGTCTCATATAGGTCCAGGAATTTGAACAGCTTCTCCTGCGAACGCTTCGTCATTGCCACAGCTTCCGCGAAGTTGAGAAGCTGGATCATAATACTTTGCGAGAGGCCACCGAAGATGTCCTTGATTGCTGCCTTGTCGTCGGAGAGGACCGCCTCCAAGAGCTTCCGCTCTCGGGGGAAGATTACGGCGGCGAAGTGCTTCAACGTTTTGTTCCAGGAATCGATCTCTCTCTCCAGTAGTTCCCATTGCATCTTCTGCACATCATCCATGCTGAATTTCTCGAAACCCTGGGTGTGCAAGGTCTCTTCCAACATTGCCCTTCTCGCTCTAATGTAAACAAGAATACATTCCATCTCGTAACCCCCCGATATCATGGTCTTGGCGATTCTATTCAAATTCGATAAAGCATCGTCCGAGTAGCCCAGAAAATTGTCGTCTCCTGTGGATTCGGGCTCCTGCTGCGGTGTAGATTGATCAGCTTCGTTACTAGTCTTGGAATCAATATCGTTGTTGTCATTAATGTCATCCGAATCGGGCGGAAGCGTTGGATCTTCGAGAAGCGACCTGAACTCATCTTCCAAGTAGGACATGGCTCGTTGGTGAATATCACCGATGCGATTGATGGACGCGGCGTACTTGGGTTCTGATGAGAATGCAGAGAGGGAGATCTTGAGATTCGTGAGTCTCCCGGCATCTTCCAGAAATGAGGAAGAATCCTCGGCCGACAGCTGAGCCCATTTCATGGGGTTGTCGGATGAATCAAAGTTGGCGATCTTTGCCTCAACAAGAAAGGCGAACTCTTTCATGATTTCGGGAACATCAGGGAGGGTGGATGATGGGGCATCAGGTTTCGTGGCTGACAAAGCAGAGATGAAATCATCGATCCGTTGGCAGAGTTCACGGGAATCGGGCGGAGAAGGTGGAGGAGGGGATTCTTGGCCGTCTGGGTCTGGGACTGCGCCTGCGGCGAAGTCTGGATCAGTATTAATATTGTCCAGCTGGTCCGTCGTAATCCCTGGTTTTGGTTGATCGGCTTCAGTGGGCGTTAGGGGTGGAGAGGTTGCGGAATCGTCGTCTTTGGGGGCGGCAGCGGCAGCAGCATCATCAGCGTCGTTGTTGGGGGGTTGGTCATGGTGGTTAGGGTCGTCTTGGGGGGCGGGGTCGTCTTTGGAAGCGTCTACGTTGGTAGTTTCAGGAAGGTGATTGTCTTTCTCTGCCTCCATTATTATTGTGGATTGTGGATTGTTAGTGAATGCCACAAAGCTCCTGTTGTGGCTCTTCTGGACGATGACGGAAACGGGAAGTTAATTAAGGGAAAGGCCTAATGAAACCAGATAGCTCTAGCCGGGAAGAAGCGAAGGGACGTATCCTTCCATTCTTCtggtttttctttcctttttttttttttttttttgaatctacaatttatattttattattcaaaatgttaaaaaatattactagaataattttgtattattattattattattattattattattgttttgtatttgtttgattgcataGTCAGGAAggaaagggaagggaaggagaaaggttgtgtttttgttttgtttggatGGGAGAGGAGTACGTTGGTTGGTTGGCTGGCTGGCGGGATGCTGTGGTTAGCAGTTAGGTTGACCCTTGCAACGATTTTTGACGAATTCTTAGGAGGATTGGGACTGGCCACGTCCTTCATGATTATTGCTTATGCCTCCCACGTCTCCCTCCCCTTCCCGGGGGCCCCtccagcccagcccagcccaaaccaaaccaaatcctAACCAAGTCCAATAATGCAACTCACTCCTAGTaataactctctctctcaaccagCTCATCTAATCATTCTTCCTGCCTAGTGCCCAACTCATTGTCTCTTCtccttttgttttaaaatttgccttttctctttttggttAGTAGTGCATGTATGCATACAGGTGGATTATCTAATCTAATAagaaatttgttaattaatcaatttttagtgttattcatattattttgtataacaGCTTAATTAACAATTAGGCTACAGTTTTATTCTATTCAAACATTGTCAAAATGCAATAGCGTAATTAATACAATCATAGAGAGTTGGCGTATTCAGTTCTCTTTTCAGTCCACAATATCATTatagataaaatacaaattatctTTGTTAAGGGTTTTGTTCTTGTCACCCTACTCCCCcttttattttcactttttttctaattatatttttacttctttttttttttttttaataatctcacTTCATCTTTTAAGTTTCAACCTATTTAAATTAGAAAGTTGATGACCTAATTCTAAATTGAGACATCTCTCTTATCTTAGGAAGTGTTAAGTGTcgctctttttctttattttatagaaGAAGTCTTTCATGTTTAAATACTCATTTACTAGGTGATCATCATATATTTAGTGGTTCAATCTTAGtatttaagtattcaatgaacatgattactactcattttgggcttaatattgtcaatataggtacacattacatgcaaagcggacatggagcaaaaatAGTGATTTTGATGCATGATGGGAgttgaaataaagcttggaggcatggtcggatatctattcaaaagaaagcaaaagagtatcgagagtaaaaagtggaagatgataaagcaagatgCCAAAGAAGAAAGCTAGCGGGCTTATAGCaaaatgcataccgctgtagaaTCGCTGTAAAAGTTAATTTCTgaagctcacggtcttacagtGGAATGCATACCATTGTAAGACTGCTTTAGGAATTATTATCTGGAGCTCATGGGTCTGTAGCAACAAGCATACCATAGTAGGATTGCGGTAGAGTTCAAAGCTTCGTGAAAAGACCGTTTTAAATCCGTTTCAATCCAAATCAAAGAGGGatagactccttcaaggtgtaggactttgataacctaaaaaatattatataaaaacttATTCTTGAGGGATTCGAGAGTTTTTGAGAAGGAAGATGAACGGACAACAGATTGAAGACTTTGctattgggttgtatttttcttttctttctcaattctttgtTATGGATttgaactctttttttttttttttttattgcaagaatgcattgctaagtgtttataattagggtgaatgatgaaatctCGACTTCTAatagtttgatttaaagttattcgattttctattttcttattcatttgggttgattgtttattatgttcATAATATCGTTTTAATGTTTGATCACCATTTAACcgtatttgtgatttgtattatttttaagagattcaatatagattagacatggtagcaaacaacgtagggtcctataataggtagagataccgttatgccctatgaaatcattttgtgatgatcgTCGTGATTGAAtgtatgtttatatgttcgaaggttaactagagatagttaatctcatatatatacatagaactgaatgaccatcgagagaggcttttggttgtaattggatcatcgattttcaacataagataaggaatagtaagacccgagtaatgaataattgaatcatagaagacCGACGGTAGATTCACAAACCTTAGTGCcttaattttgagagttttttaatcaaagaaattgttttgtttgcatcttttattcgtaaattagttttcattgcaATTGAAGTCATtattaatgtgtgtgttaggttaagatTAGATCAGTTAGAGTAGCCGTCAAAAATTAGTCCTCGTGAGTACGATACTATATTCAtcactgtattacttgtcacgattTGTCCACTTGCAGAATAGAAATAGGCAGGATACTAGGTTTAGGGTCTTGGACTAATCATTATTATGAATTCCATTATTAAgaatttatggaaaaaaaatcccATCAAGGATTATATTCACCTTTTGAAGgtacaatttttgaaaaataaacacaaacactCTTAAATTTACTCTTCCTATTTTATTCACTATTTTAATATCGAATATTAACTTGATtctcattatttattatattatttaaagtttttatttttttatcagaaAAATCTCAAACATAACCTAAAATATAAGGAAATTAAGAAGGCATTCAGCGCGCgcgtgtgagagagagagagagagagagagagggggaggggggggggggggggggggggggttgggggtgTGAAGAGAATGTGCATGCGGTCCAGTCCAAGTTTACAAAGACGAGGCCGTAAGTCAAAGGGCTGCAAGTTCCCATGGTCTTGGGATTAGTGAAACAACCGAAGGCAAAGCGAAATCGGAAGGAAGGCTGCTACTAGTAACTCGCATGGCCGGTGGACCAAACCAAACTAACCCAGTCCCCAATTGCTGATAGCTACGAGTGCTTAAGATTTCATTGCTACTTTAGCATACGACATTTAAATACTATAAAATGGGGCACCGACCAGCGTCTCCCGACATTCTCTGGAATGGATGGCATGCAATTGCAATTGCATTTGTAGGTATGGCAAGTATCGAAACACAAGGTGCGACAAGAATCACCGTCTGATCCCAATACCGATACAATCCCCACCGCTTTTCCACTACTCCAAATGGCAAATATAGAATACTATTGTTGTTGGGTTTCTTTGGTTGTGCATGAACGTGGCCTGCCCTGCCCGCCTGGGAAATCTACCCCTAAACCTAGCCCTTCCCTCTTCATTATTTACTTGTATAATTTGCCACACATTCACAACCAGACACGGGCAGCCCAGCCCATACCTACCCATTCGATTGAAGAACACGCACAGTCGAAGCGACAACAAGATGAAACTTAATAATATCAAGTCACAAATTGATAAATGAAAAGGGGAAAAGCAGTCAACGCAACGGCAGCCATGTATGGCCAGGCCCCCAGAGCTGATTCGTCACCGCTTAAAGACGCGCTGAGAAAAGCCGCCTTCTGCCTTCTGCCATTCTGTCCTCGATCTGCCTTTGTCTTCTGTCTTCTACTGTCTTTTGTCTCGTCCTGTGCTTAAATGGCTTATTTGAAGTTATTTTTCTCTTGTCAAGGATAGTTAGGAATTGGAGATTTTCATTCCTTTTCTACTTTGAAGttaatatgatgatgatgatgatgatgatgaaggtaGGCGACAAACCAACCAAGCGCCACTGCTGTTGGCTGGTGATGCCGCCAGTTTTGGTATTATTAGTCCGAAAGTGAGTGTACCCAGTATAATGACACTGGAcaacatataattataaatcAGCCGACTTTGACAATAAATGAGCACCAGTTATTTGTCTTcgccttagaattattttgggGTGTTTGTGGCGCAGCGTGCAGCTGCTGTGCGTGTGTTTCTGTAGGTAGGATATTAGGGGCAGGGAGGGATGGCGCCGTTTCCGTACGCATCCGCCGTCCCCTAGGCACTAGCTAGCGTGCTTCTTTTTCATTGGGACACGCTACAGGGGACTCGTTCATTCATGGCGCCCACAAAGTGCTTAAGCTCACTcagcgcgcgcgcgcacacacacactactgcttttttatgtcatttatttgttttaattcttttgaaattgGATTCTGAAGCACTTCCCAAACACATGGTCTCTTCTTTACTTTAATCTATTAGAATTTTGCCTTTTTGTTCCTCAGTATATACTTGTATGAGAGAATTTATTCCAACGCATGAAAACAATTATTCACTTCACTATTAATTTTGtacttataaatattatattttaaagtgttcacttcaaattaattcaaatagtatcaaatgtaTCATATCTGAATATCTCACAcgaatttagaaaaataaaataaattgttcaccattcattttattgaattgtgaaaagtataaaataatatctcAACCATCCACACATGCATGCCATTGGGGGTTgtaaagtatatatattttattagcattattattattattatttttttttatgataaaaggGTAGTTAATTGGAAAGATATAGTTGATCATGCATATTATATAGCTTCTGCTAACATTCTCGTATAAACTTTGttatttctagaaaaataaataaataaaattgatggTAAATGAATCAATACAATCGATATACATTATATATGCAATTAATATAATCTTGTTTGTGATGAAATATTTTGTTAGAGACAACATGTCAGTCGTTTTTGGCTACTAATTAATGTTCCCTGATTTGAGAAATGTCCTCGACATCTCATAAAAGAGAAATGTTCAATTGCATATAagctattaataatattttgttggTAATTGGAATATAAGACATCCCTTATTAATTTTTGCAAGTAGGAGATTTTTGtaaattgagttaattttttatgattaagttaataattatatttttgagaaagagtaaagaaaaataataataaatggatTAAGGTTTTTAGCCTCTTGCTTACTCCTCAAGTTAATTTGAGAGCTTATACAGCCTAATTCCtaattaactttgatttttgttgaaccATTTCTTTTGTTGTCATATGACCGACCTGTGAGTAGAGTACGACCTTTAGTCAGTGTTTGGCTTATGCTTTTGAAATCATTATTATGGATTGGAGCCCATGTCTTCTCTTGAGAAACAGAGTGACGGAGGGAAATGGTGGTGACCATCTGCTACAAGTAATATGTGTCACTTGAAGATTGGGCACAAGGCATCTCCGTCTTTAACAAACTTAACTGCCCTCCATCagctatattatatatatttatatatatgcactttATAGACTAATAATAAAGTAGGTTGAAACAGAGCAACCCTTCAAAGAACAAGCTAAATTATAGGCCAATGTTGGGACGAGCAACAGGCTCGGTCATATCTAACCCTtggaatcaaaataaatttaaaataattatttaaagatTGAAAGCGtaaatatacacaaacataaaaaaataaataaaataaaaaaaaaacacaccaagaTTTTATTGTGATTCactctaaaaaaaataagggtATATCTACATTAAGTTtcgaccaaaaaaaaaaagtcactgTACCAGTCAGAAAAATATTTACACCATTATTATACAAACTTTCACTCTCACTATAgattcattaattttttaacaaaaatatccaaaaattacATACAAATAAGAAGGTATACCTATGAATCAGAAGAAATTTAGAACATGTACAGAAaaataatgagagagaaaaccTTGAAGGCCCCAATTGCTTTTCTTGCCTTTCGTTGCAAAAATCTTAAGAAATATAGAGATATAAATAGGTAGAGAATGAAGCAAAGCAACGGTGGAGATAGGTGCTCGGATCAGATCAATGGCTTCAATAACAACAGGctaaatgacaaaagaaaaattctaaaaagccCGACGAGCTTATCGACGGGGTTACCAAAAGGGGGtaaaaagacgatttt from Diospyros lotus cultivar Yz01 chromosome 6, ASM1463336v1, whole genome shotgun sequence encodes:
- the LOC127803319 gene encoding exocyst complex component EXO70B1-like — its product is MEAEKDNHLPETTNVDASKDDPAPQDDPNHHDQPPNNDADDAAAAAAPKDDDSATSPPLTPTEADQPKPGITTDQLDNINTDPDFAAGAVPDPDGQESPPPPSPPDSRELCQRIDDFISALSATKPDAPSSTLPDVPEIMKEFAFLVEAKIANFDSSDNPMKWAQLSAEDSSSFLEDAGRLTNLKISLSAFSSEPKYAASINRIGDIHQRAMSYLEDEFRSLLEDPTLPPDSDDINDNNDIDSKTSNEADQSTPQQEPESTGDDNFLGYSDDALSNLNRIAKTMISGGYEMECILVYIRARRAMLEETLHTQGFEKFSMDDVQKMQWELLEREIDSWNKTLKHFAAVIFPRERKLLEAVLSDDKAAIKDIFGGLSQSIMIQLLNFAEAVAMTKRSQEKLFKFLDLYETLREVSPSSLDNFFSVENGNELKTEASLTRTRLGEAMVCIFAEMENSIKRDTGRTPVPGGAVHPLTRYTMNYLTYACEYHATLEQVFREHQKIERAYSGAGSDYDYNNAAPDAQINHNNNNEQNHETTQSSPFCLQIRKVMDLLDAYLETRSKLYKDAALSSIFMMNNGRYILQKIKGSPEMNDMMGVVWCRKRSSDMRQYHNTYKRETWGRLLNSLSQEGLNVHGKVVKPVLKERFKSFNALFDEIHRTQSNWVVKDEQLQSELRVSISLLVIPAYRTFLARYSPTFTPGRQTEKYVKYQPEDIEAHIDELFDGNANATPTPTGRRWG